Proteins from a genomic interval of Corynebacterium freiburgense:
- a CDS encoding aldo/keto reductase — protein sequence MNIPKIHLGNGLQVSAIGFGGMALSHVYGGIEESDAEQTLEKVIDMGITFIDTADVYGKPQAHTTGPAGTNELLIGRVLRKLPGRRNHIQLATKFGITGALAGKSANQVRGDRDYIHQCCEASLRRLGIEHIDLYYMHRRDLSRPIEETVAAMAELVDKGKVRHLGLSEVTAEELRAAAKIHPIAAVQSEWSLWSRDVEVHIVPAARELGTGFVPYAPLGRGFLTGTLTKADIQNSMRAGQARFEEFFDANRAALAAIEQVAAELGATPAQIALAWLRTQGELLGLPVVPIPGSRKAHRMSENVGSLDITLSPTHMHQLDKVAQLIYGGRNLTYNGPTWISSGRE from the coding sequence ATGAATATTCCAAAGATCCATCTTGGAAACGGCCTTCAAGTCAGCGCCATTGGCTTCGGCGGCATGGCACTAAGCCATGTATACGGAGGCATCGAAGAATCCGATGCTGAACAAACCCTGGAAAAAGTCATTGATATGGGAATTACTTTTATTGATACCGCCGATGTCTATGGCAAACCCCAAGCTCACACCACTGGCCCCGCCGGCACAAACGAATTACTGATCGGCAGGGTACTGCGTAAACTGCCCGGGCGCCGTAACCACATTCAATTGGCCACCAAATTTGGCATTACAGGCGCGCTTGCAGGCAAAAGCGCCAATCAGGTTCGTGGCGACCGTGACTATATTCACCAGTGTTGCGAGGCTTCATTACGGCGACTCGGCATTGAACACATTGACCTTTACTATATGCACCGACGGGATCTTTCCCGCCCTATCGAAGAAACCGTTGCAGCTATGGCGGAATTAGTGGACAAAGGCAAAGTCCGCCATCTAGGGCTAAGCGAAGTTACCGCTGAGGAACTTCGCGCCGCAGCAAAGATTCACCCCATCGCGGCGGTGCAAAGCGAATGGTCACTTTGGTCACGCGATGTGGAGGTACATATTGTTCCGGCGGCGCGTGAGCTTGGTACTGGCTTTGTGCCTTACGCCCCATTAGGGCGCGGGTTTCTTACCGGCACACTCACAAAAGCGGATATCCAAAACTCTATGCGTGCCGGCCAGGCAAGATTCGAAGAGTTTTTCGACGCCAACCGGGCCGCACTCGCCGCAATCGAACAGGTAGCCGCGGAGCTCGGCGCAACACCAGCCCAAATCGCATTAGCTTGGTTGCGTACCCAGGGTGAATTGCTTGGCCTGCCGGTAGTTCCAATACCCGGAAGCCGAAAAGCACACCGCATGAGTGAAAACGTTGGTTCCCTCGATATAACGCTTTCCCCCACCCATATGCATCAGCTTGATAAGGTTGCTCAACTTATTTATGGCGGCCGGAACCTTACATATAACGGACCAACATGGATTTCCAGTGGACGTGAGTAA
- the ettA gene encoding energy-dependent translational throttle protein EttA — MGEFIYTMKNVRKAHGDKLILDNVTMAFYPGAKIGVVGPNGAGKSSILKIMAGIDQPSNGDAYLEPGATVGILLQEPPLNEEKTVRQNVEEGLGEIFQKKQRFEAIAEEMATNYTDELMEEMGKLQEELDAAEAWEIDSKIEQALDALRCPPGDEPVTHLSGGERRRVALAKLLLSEPDLLLLDEPTNHLDAESVLWLEQHLAKYPGAVLAVTHDRYFLDHVAQWICEVDRGKLYPYEGNYSTYLEKKAERLEVAGKKDQKLQRRLKEELAWVRSGAKARQAKNKARLQRYEEMVAEAEKYKKLDFEEIQIPTPPRLGSQVVEVSNLHKGFDGRILIKDLSFTLPRNGIVGVIGPNGVGKSTLFKTIVGLEQPDSGDVKVGQTVQLSYVDQGRENIDGEKTVWEVVSDGLDYIHVGQNEMPSRAYLSAFGFKGPDQQKPAKVLSGGERNRLNLALTLKQGGNLILLDEPTNDLDVETLSSLENALQQFPGCAVVISHDRWFLDRTCTHILAWEGNVEEGKWFWFEGNFEEYEKNKVERLGADAARPSRVTHRKLTR, encoded by the coding sequence ATGGGCGAGTTCATCTACACGATGAAAAACGTGCGCAAAGCCCACGGCGACAAACTCATCTTGGATAATGTCACCATGGCGTTTTACCCGGGTGCCAAGATTGGTGTTGTCGGGCCAAACGGTGCAGGTAAGTCTTCGATTTTAAAGATTATGGCTGGAATTGATCAGCCTTCTAATGGTGATGCTTATCTTGAACCAGGTGCCACTGTTGGTATCTTGCTGCAGGAACCCCCTTTAAATGAGGAAAAGACGGTTCGGCAGAACGTTGAAGAAGGTCTTGGAGAAATCTTCCAAAAAAAGCAGCGGTTTGAGGCTATTGCCGAGGAAATGGCCACTAATTACACCGACGAGCTCATGGAAGAAATGGGCAAACTGCAGGAAGAGCTTGATGCTGCCGAAGCTTGGGAAATTGATTCCAAGATCGAGCAGGCATTAGATGCATTGCGGTGCCCCCCAGGCGATGAACCTGTGACGCACCTTTCGGGAGGTGAGCGGCGTCGAGTAGCATTAGCGAAGTTATTGTTATCTGAGCCGGACTTATTGCTTCTTGATGAGCCGACAAACCACCTTGATGCGGAGTCTGTACTGTGGCTGGAACAGCACCTGGCCAAGTACCCGGGCGCTGTACTGGCAGTTACCCACGACCGCTACTTCTTGGACCATGTGGCCCAATGGATTTGTGAAGTAGACCGCGGAAAGCTGTACCCCTATGAGGGTAATTACTCCACCTACCTGGAGAAAAAAGCTGAGCGTCTTGAAGTTGCTGGAAAGAAAGACCAGAAATTGCAGCGCCGCCTAAAGGAAGAACTCGCATGGGTTCGTTCTGGGGCAAAGGCACGCCAGGCGAAAAACAAGGCTCGCTTGCAACGTTATGAGGAAATGGTTGCGGAAGCCGAGAAATACAAGAAGCTTGACTTTGAAGAAATTCAGATTCCAACACCGCCGCGTCTTGGTTCTCAGGTAGTGGAGGTTTCCAATCTTCATAAAGGATTTGATGGTCGGATCCTTATTAAAGACCTATCCTTTACCTTGCCGCGCAACGGCATTGTTGGCGTTATCGGCCCGAATGGTGTGGGTAAATCCACGCTCTTTAAAACCATTGTTGGTCTTGAGCAGCCAGACTCCGGTGATGTGAAAGTTGGCCAAACGGTACAGCTTTCCTATGTGGACCAAGGGCGCGAAAATATCGACGGTGAAAAAACCGTTTGGGAAGTAGTGTCAGACGGCCTTGACTATATCCATGTTGGTCAAAATGAAATGCCGTCCCGTGCATACCTTTCGGCTTTTGGCTTTAAAGGTCCTGACCAGCAAAAACCAGCCAAGGTGCTATCCGGTGGTGAACGCAACCGGTTAAATCTGGCGCTTACCCTTAAGCAGGGCGGCAACCTGATTCTGCTGGACGAGCCCACCAACGACCTCGATGTGGAAACTCTGTCCTCCCTGGAAAACGCATTGCAACAATTCCCGGGCTGTGCCGTTGTGATTTCTCACGACCGTTGGTTCCTGGACCGTACCTGTACCCATATTCTTGCCTGGGAAGGCAATGTGGAAGAAGGCAAGTGGTTCTGGTTTGAAGGAAACTTCGAAGAATATGAAAAGAACAAGGTAGAGCGGCTTGGTGCGGATGCAGCTCGGCCATCTCGGGTAACGCACCGCAAGCTTACCCGCTAG
- a CDS encoding cystathionine gamma-synthase — translation MPGFSTTAIHAGYEPDAIGAINPPIYASTTFAQDGLNQLRAGFEYTRCGNPTTAVLEKLVAELEGGQFGRAFASGMAATDVLLRCLVRPGDHIILGNDAYGGTYRLIDSVFGAWGVEYSVANMSNLEDVQAKIQPNTKLLWVETPTNPALGIADIAGLRSLATQIKLVVDNTFATPYLQKPLQLGADAVLHSTTKYLGGHSDVVGGVVVTDSSELDEQLAFLQGGAGAIPSPFDAYLTIRGIKTLPIRMAAHCANAQAIAEYLEAQPQVAEVLYPGLSSFPGHEVAKRQMKDFGGMISVRFHSENAARHFCTHTKLICLAESLGGVESLVEHPATMTHQSATGSQLEVPRDLVRLSIGIEDLDDLLADIAAALPGAY, via the coding sequence ATGCCCGGCTTTTCTACAACCGCAATCCATGCAGGCTACGAACCTGATGCCATTGGCGCAATCAACCCGCCAATTTATGCATCAACAACCTTTGCGCAGGACGGCTTAAACCAGCTCAGAGCCGGCTTCGAATACACCCGATGTGGTAACCCCACAACAGCAGTCCTAGAAAAACTTGTCGCCGAACTTGAAGGCGGCCAATTCGGCCGCGCCTTTGCCTCTGGTATGGCCGCAACAGACGTTCTCCTCCGATGTCTGGTCCGCCCAGGTGACCACATTATCCTTGGCAATGATGCCTACGGCGGAACCTATCGCCTTATCGATTCCGTATTCGGTGCTTGGGGTGTCGAATACTCAGTTGCCAATATGAGTAACCTTGAAGACGTCCAGGCAAAAATCCAACCCAATACCAAACTCCTCTGGGTAGAAACCCCAACCAATCCTGCGCTAGGCATTGCCGATATTGCCGGATTGCGGAGCCTTGCCACGCAAATTAAGCTGGTAGTAGACAACACCTTTGCCACCCCCTACCTGCAGAAACCTCTCCAACTAGGTGCCGACGCAGTACTCCATTCCACCACCAAATACCTCGGCGGGCACTCCGATGTAGTCGGTGGCGTAGTAGTCACTGATAGTTCGGAACTCGATGAACAACTCGCATTCCTTCAAGGCGGCGCCGGTGCCATCCCCAGCCCCTTTGATGCCTACCTCACCATTCGTGGGATCAAAACCTTGCCGATACGTATGGCAGCGCACTGTGCAAATGCACAAGCGATTGCAGAATATTTAGAGGCACAACCACAGGTGGCAGAAGTGCTATACCCTGGTTTGTCGTCCTTCCCTGGACACGAGGTAGCCAAGCGGCAAATGAAAGACTTCGGCGGCATGATTTCCGTGCGCTTCCACTCCGAAAACGCAGCCCGCCACTTTTGTACTCACACGAAACTCATTTGCCTAGCCGAATCACTAGGTGGTGTGGAATCTCTTGTAGAGCATCCCGCAACTATGACCCACCAATCTGCCACAGGGTCCCAGCTGGAAGTTCCGCGGGACTTAGTGCGTCTTTCTATAGGCATAGAAGACCTAGACGATCTTTTGGCAGATATCGCGGCGGCATTGCCCGGGGCTTACTGA
- a CDS encoding cytochrome c oxidase assembly protein, with translation MSDVALDTPAAAAPSKSGRVRASWPLFLVFFLTAGAIGALIAWQFLGASLAALGIPDPGPLTTAGLPFLRAGGWILASLSVGSFLLAGFLVSPRSDQLRSAELSVDGAIAVRTGAASAILFGVIGLLMVPMYLSDVSGEPLTQALRVENWGVAIQQVSTSLAWAWVGLLALCTGAVGLFVRKWIMVPLLLFGSILMIVPLGLEGHSATGGDHDYGTNSYLWHVLFTVLWLGGLMALIAHGLRRGPDIHIAVARYSRIALVAVIVMSLSGLINAAIRIEFSDWFTTDYGLLITAKFVGVILLAGFGWLHRAWAIPRLPENPQLFRQVAIVEVLVMAAICGVAVSLGRTPPPPPREPDLNTMDIQLGYKLYIEPDIWNVWTMWRFDIVFGTLAILLAAAYIWGVWKLRQKGKAWPWGRTAWFLTGCLMLLVTMCSGIGMNMPATFSMHMVGHMILSMGVPVFWALGGPLTLWLDALEPGTPGRPGPREWLEVAMDNPIVRFLTIPAVNTLQFLIIFYILYLTPLYDVAVSEHAGHLGMNVIFLWSGWMYYWELIGVDPVPVRQNPMGKLAWLTGSLPFHMWFGVTLMQMQTILAEEFYSTLGLPWELNLLHDQNVGGGIAWASGQFPLVIVFGALVLAWYKDDRRQMRTYDRRADETDDADMEAYNAMLAKMNAGSNPFEEYYEKDIRK, from the coding sequence ATGTCTGACGTTGCTTTGGATACCCCCGCTGCTGCTGCGCCGTCGAAAAGCGGGCGGGTGCGTGCGTCGTGGCCGTTGTTTTTAGTGTTTTTCCTTACTGCGGGTGCGATCGGTGCCTTGATTGCATGGCAGTTTTTGGGAGCTTCACTTGCGGCTTTGGGGATTCCGGACCCAGGTCCATTGACCACCGCCGGGTTGCCGTTTTTGCGCGCCGGGGGGTGGATTCTGGCTTCATTGAGCGTGGGTTCATTTTTATTGGCGGGGTTTTTGGTATCCCCGCGGAGCGATCAATTACGCTCGGCGGAGCTAAGCGTTGATGGCGCAATTGCGGTGCGGACGGGCGCGGCGTCGGCAATTCTTTTTGGTGTGATTGGTTTGCTGATGGTGCCAATGTACCTTTCGGATGTTTCAGGCGAACCACTAACGCAGGCATTGCGCGTGGAAAATTGGGGGGTAGCTATACAGCAAGTATCGACGTCGCTTGCCTGGGCCTGGGTGGGTTTGCTTGCGCTGTGCACGGGCGCCGTTGGGTTATTTGTGCGCAAGTGGATTATGGTGCCGCTATTATTGTTTGGCTCGATACTCATGATCGTTCCATTGGGTTTAGAGGGGCACTCGGCTACCGGCGGAGACCACGACTATGGCACAAACTCCTACTTATGGCACGTGCTTTTTACAGTGCTGTGGCTCGGTGGCCTTATGGCACTTATTGCACACGGTTTGCGCCGTGGGCCGGATATTCATATCGCAGTGGCCAGATATTCTCGCATTGCTTTAGTGGCGGTTATTGTTATGTCGCTTTCCGGATTGATAAATGCTGCAATTCGCATTGAGTTTTCTGATTGGTTCACCACAGACTATGGGCTCTTGATTACCGCCAAATTTGTGGGTGTGATTCTACTGGCTGGTTTCGGATGGTTGCATCGCGCATGGGCAATTCCCCGGCTGCCGGAAAACCCACAACTTTTTCGGCAGGTTGCCATTGTAGAAGTCTTGGTCATGGCTGCCATTTGCGGTGTGGCCGTGTCCCTAGGGCGGACCCCACCGCCTCCACCTAGGGAACCCGACCTTAATACAATGGACATCCAGCTAGGCTACAAACTGTATATTGAGCCAGATATCTGGAATGTCTGGACAATGTGGCGTTTCGACATTGTATTTGGCACGCTCGCCATTCTCCTTGCCGCCGCATACATATGGGGTGTATGGAAACTTCGCCAAAAAGGCAAAGCATGGCCATGGGGCCGCACCGCATGGTTCCTTACCGGATGCCTTATGTTGCTAGTCACAATGTGCTCTGGAATTGGTATGAATATGCCTGCCACGTTCTCCATGCACATGGTGGGCCATATGATCCTTTCCATGGGGGTGCCCGTATTCTGGGCACTTGGCGGCCCACTTACTCTATGGCTCGATGCCTTGGAACCGGGTACGCCTGGCCGTCCCGGCCCTAGAGAATGGCTGGAAGTTGCCATGGATAATCCGATCGTTCGATTCCTTACTATCCCGGCCGTAAATACCCTGCAGTTTTTGATTATTTTCTATATCTTGTACCTCACCCCGCTCTATGATGTCGCAGTTTCTGAGCACGCAGGACACCTAGGCATGAACGTGATCTTTTTATGGTCAGGCTGGATGTACTACTGGGAACTTATTGGTGTGGATCCAGTCCCAGTTCGCCAAAACCCAATGGGCAAGCTTGCTTGGCTTACAGGCTCGCTGCCATTCCATATGTGGTTTGGTGTCACACTCATGCAAATGCAGACAATCTTGGCGGAAGAATTCTATTCCACACTCGGGCTGCCATGGGAGCTTAATCTACTGCACGACCAAAATGTTGGTGGTGGTATTGCATGGGCTTCCGGACAATTCCCGCTGGTAATTGTATTCGGCGCATTAGTATTGGCTTGGTATAAAGATGATCGCCGCCAAATGCGTACATATGACCGGCGTGCAGACGAGACTGATGATGCAGATATGGAAGCCTATAATGCCATGCTGGCAAAAATGAATGCGGGTTCGAATCCTTTTGAGGAGTACTACGAAAAAGACATCCGCAAATAG
- a CDS encoding globin, whose translation MESFYESVGGEQTFRSIVHHFYQQVRVDDILGPMYPADDWEGAEDRLRWFLAQYWGGPQTFNEQRGHPRLRMRHFPFAIDTAARDRWLELMKNAIDTIDSETLDEQHRAAMWDHMERVANMLVNSE comes from the coding sequence ATGGAATCTTTTTACGAGAGTGTTGGTGGCGAACAAACGTTTCGTTCGATTGTTCACCACTTTTACCAGCAAGTACGGGTCGACGACATTTTAGGCCCAATGTATCCCGCAGACGATTGGGAGGGCGCCGAGGACCGGCTTCGGTGGTTCCTGGCTCAGTACTGGGGAGGTCCACAAACATTTAATGAACAGCGTGGTCACCCGCGATTGCGTATGCGACACTTTCCATTTGCAATTGATACCGCCGCACGCGACCGCTGGCTTGAGCTGATGAAAAATGCAATCGATACGATCGATTCCGAAACTTTGGATGAACAGCATCGGGCAGCGATGTGGGATCACATGGAACGGGTGGCAAATATGCTGGTTAACTCAGAGTAA
- a CDS encoding PrsW family intramembrane metalloprotease encodes MVYQPRSALWWVLVVFGLIGTSSLVRTLLRLGSGSLLVGGLIVVVASMVCAAIILHFVRPVPVGTHVLGLAFGAGASIATWIALQGNQAFVFVYFVIPNYAEAWQPAIAGPFTEEWAKAVVILLLVLLTGVPRSPATGLAIGGFVGLGFQTAENFVYVAHGAVEDPNSDLEGALLVAGLRFFIAIASHWVFSAFAGVGVILLLNRIFMPGVGLLVLSYVWHFLWNTPLEMHVGLWIIVSKMVFIISAFVCFARWVRAKEAEYSMPFAHSDCS; translated from the coding sequence GTGGTGTATCAGCCTCGGAGTGCCCTGTGGTGGGTCTTGGTGGTTTTTGGGTTGATTGGCACGAGTTCTCTTGTTCGCACTCTATTGCGGCTTGGTTCCGGTTCCTTGCTGGTGGGCGGATTGATCGTTGTTGTGGCTTCCATGGTTTGTGCGGCGATTATTCTGCATTTTGTGCGTCCAGTTCCAGTCGGTACCCATGTATTGGGCTTGGCGTTTGGGGCGGGCGCAAGCATTGCTACTTGGATAGCGTTGCAGGGGAATCAGGCATTTGTGTTTGTGTATTTTGTGATTCCGAATTATGCGGAAGCATGGCAGCCAGCCATTGCGGGACCCTTTACAGAAGAATGGGCAAAAGCCGTGGTGATTTTACTGCTGGTTTTGCTCACGGGCGTACCGCGAAGCCCCGCTACTGGTTTGGCGATTGGTGGGTTTGTGGGATTAGGTTTTCAGACTGCCGAAAATTTTGTGTACGTTGCCCACGGCGCAGTAGAGGATCCAAATAGTGATCTTGAAGGAGCCTTACTGGTCGCGGGTCTACGGTTTTTTATTGCTATTGCATCCCACTGGGTCTTTTCAGCTTTTGCGGGAGTCGGGGTGATACTGCTGTTAAACCGAATATTTATGCCCGGGGTCGGGCTATTGGTCCTAAGCTATGTGTGGCATTTTTTATGGAATACGCCATTGGAAATGCATGTGGGTTTGTGGATTATCGTCTCCAAAATGGTTTTTATTATTTCGGCGTTTGTGTGCTTTGCCCGTTGGGTTCGAGCTAAAGAAGCGGAGTATTCAATGCCTTTCGCGCACTCCGACTGTTCATAG
- a CDS encoding acyl-CoA thioesterase, which translates to MAEATVKSGQVEGGLIHTSKVKLRWSDFDRFGHVNNAAYIELAHEARAKFAADGFGSGELEELPAVFIRHLEVDYLRPILPDTEVVEVDTQVTYVGKTSFATTQRVKDRFGKPCCVIICTQVLIDMATGMPRPIRNDEKAILLRGK; encoded by the coding sequence ATGGCTGAAGCTACAGTAAAGTCTGGGCAGGTTGAAGGCGGTCTGATTCACACTAGTAAGGTGAAACTGCGTTGGTCGGACTTTGATCGCTTTGGTCACGTTAATAATGCTGCATATATTGAGTTGGCGCATGAGGCGCGTGCGAAATTCGCGGCTGATGGGTTTGGTAGCGGGGAGTTAGAAGAGCTTCCGGCGGTGTTTATCCGCCACCTTGAGGTAGATTATTTGCGGCCGATTTTGCCGGATACGGAAGTAGTGGAAGTTGATACCCAGGTCACCTATGTTGGCAAAACTTCATTTGCCACTACACAGCGGGTAAAAGACCGATTTGGCAAGCCCTGCTGCGTGATTATTTGCACGCAGGTGCTTATTGATATGGCCACCGGTATGCCTCGCCCAATCCGCAATGATGAAAAGGCTATTCTATTGCGAGGAAAATAA
- a CDS encoding single-stranded DNA-binding protein: MAQQSVTVTGQVVGNPVITKLNTGSEIVRFRIASSRRRLNEKTNEWESYDTLYIGVECWSQLARNVKMSLKMGMSVIATGIFVTSEWTDKDGIKQSRIVLKAAHVGVDLNRYTVNSLPTVPVTAVGDRRVAAPKVFNPEASNAYDRDLTKPEGDAAAELDTQRNQDSALRAVSG; encoded by the coding sequence ATGGCACAGCAAAGTGTGACAGTAACCGGCCAAGTTGTGGGGAATCCGGTGATTACAAAATTAAATACGGGATCGGAGATTGTGCGTTTTCGAATTGCCTCAAGTAGGCGGCGGCTCAATGAAAAAACCAATGAGTGGGAAAGCTACGACACTCTTTACATCGGTGTGGAATGCTGGTCCCAATTAGCTCGAAATGTAAAAATGAGTCTTAAAATGGGCATGTCAGTTATTGCAACAGGAATTTTTGTAACAAGTGAATGGACCGATAAAGACGGGATAAAACAATCACGGATTGTGTTGAAAGCAGCACATGTTGGGGTGGATTTAAATAGGTATACCGTCAATTCCCTGCCCACGGTGCCAGTGACTGCTGTGGGTGATCGGCGGGTGGCGGCACCAAAAGTGTTTAACCCGGAGGCGAGCAACGCCTATGATCGAGACCTTACAAAACCAGAAGGCGATGCAGCTGCTGAATTGGATACACAACGCAACCAGGATTCTGCGCTCCGTGCGGTAAGCGGATAA
- a CDS encoding PRD domain-containing protein: protein MDFDLPAVEAVAITLHLVNAGLRQGDLTDTYLMTGVFSQLFEIIEQSYGITVPRESVTAARFITHLRYLFVRARQGTQLQEGMVVLNRSLQLEHPEAIACAGRLAAVLSLRLGQPLTDDEVAYLALHIARLVG, encoded by the coding sequence TTGGATTTTGATCTACCGGCGGTAGAGGCGGTAGCTATTACTTTGCATTTGGTCAATGCGGGTCTCCGGCAAGGTGATCTGACCGATACATACCTTATGACGGGCGTGTTTTCTCAACTTTTTGAGATTATTGAGCAGAGCTACGGAATTACTGTTCCACGGGAATCAGTAACAGCTGCCCGGTTTATTACTCATTTGCGGTACCTTTTTGTACGCGCCAGGCAAGGAACACAGCTGCAGGAAGGAATGGTGGTACTCAATCGCAGTTTGCAGCTAGAACATCCTGAAGCTATTGCTTGTGCTGGCCGGCTTGCCGCAGTGTTATCGTTACGGCTCGGCCAACCCCTTACAGATGATGAAGTGGCATATCTTGCGCTTCATATCGCCAGGTTAGTGGGGTAG
- a CDS encoding CAT RNA binding domain-containing protein, with amino-acid sequence MKILRVLNNNVVLATDASGGEVILTGWGVGFQTKPGRSVDQSKIQRVFRPEDNRSSDHLGEQLAAIPPDIIAAADDALRQVGRTPGTATVVALSDHLHQASLRVHKVVEEHHPLATEVQYLYPEEFKDAQRIL; translated from the coding sequence GTGAAAATACTCCGGGTGCTCAATAATAATGTGGTGCTCGCAACCGATGCCTCCGGTGGGGAAGTGATCCTCACCGGATGGGGTGTGGGGTTTCAAACGAAACCCGGGCGCAGTGTTGACCAATCCAAAATACAACGAGTGTTTCGTCCTGAAGATAATCGCTCAAGTGATCATCTTGGTGAGCAGCTCGCTGCTATACCACCAGATATTATTGCCGCCGCAGACGATGCCTTAAGACAGGTTGGGCGTACTCCTGGCACAGCGACCGTTGTGGCATTGTCTGATCACCTACACCAGGCGTCTCTCCGCGTGCACAAAGTGGTTGAGGAGCACCACCCTCTGGCCACGGAGGTTCAGTATCTCTACCCCGAAGAATTCAAAGACGCTCAACGCATTTTGTAA
- a CDS encoding MerR family transcriptional regulator, whose product MSSDMGADMGISEISNITGLSQDTLRWYERQGIIPAITRSSDGRRCYSETDARIIQLIVRLRRTGMPLADIRRFRNLLIGGAATHGRRMALLQKHKKHLEAHISELQQDLRNLNDKIAHYQRLIELQLDCSEQPITDPKTLQEQRRTDI is encoded by the coding sequence ATGAGCAGCGACATGGGCGCCGACATGGGCATTTCAGAAATCTCGAATATTACTGGGCTAAGCCAAGACACACTGCGTTGGTACGAACGCCAAGGCATTATCCCGGCAATTACCCGCAGCTCTGATGGCCGACGCTGCTATAGCGAAACAGATGCCCGAATCATTCAACTTATTGTGCGGTTACGTCGCACCGGTATGCCACTTGCCGATATCCGCAGATTCCGCAATCTACTTATTGGAGGTGCCGCCACCCATGGTCGCCGCATGGCACTGCTGCAAAAACATAAAAAGCATCTAGAAGCCCATATTTCAGAGCTCCAGCAAGATTTACGGAATCTTAATGACAAAATAGCCCACTACCAAAGGCTTATAGAACTACAACTGGACTGCTCGGAACAACCAATTACAGATCCCAAGACTCTACAGGAACAACGGAGAACAGATATATGA